A genome region from Planktothrix sp. FACHB-1365 includes the following:
- a CDS encoding phage integrase N-terminal SAM-like domain-containing protein, which translates to MTTTIATIATQFLQRSELSPATQKSYELTLIPFIQQYGYWEIKTLDRQQVRDYLDSLTHLSYTTHRRHQRILIAFMNFAVDEGYIPLNPIARLKPRKPDAEQGEHHEDSTIRYLKPEQLNAL; encoded by the coding sequence ATGACAACCACAATTGCTACAATTGCCACCCAATTTTTACAGCGTTCTGAACTCTCCCCTGCCACCCAAAAGTCTTATGAACTCACCCTAATTCCCTTCATACAACAGTATGGGTATTGGGAAATTAAAACGCTAGATCGTCAACAAGTACGCGACTACCTCGACTCCTTAACCCACCTGAGTTACACCACCCACCGTCGCCATCAACGTATCCTCATCGCCTTCATGAACTTTGCCGTCGATGAAGGCTATATCCCCCTCAACCCCATCGCCCGCCTCAAACCCCGAAAACCCGATGCTGAACAAGGAGAACACCACGAAGACAGCACGATCCGTTACCTCAAACCCGA
- a CDS encoding nuclear transport factor 2 family protein produces MSYRDQEDIRQVFEEIYPSNIRSRDLASYADMYTEDALWMMPNVPDKCGVPDIVEGFAEYISNQEIDPNFTAEEIEVIGDFGYVMGISLSTIHPLDGGSFQQSKCREVWLMRKEGGTWKISRQIQTLKPF; encoded by the coding sequence ATGTCTTATAGAGATCAAGAGGATATCAGACAGGTTTTTGAAGAAATTTATCCATCAAATATTCGTTCACGTGATTTAGCAAGTTATGCAGATATGTACACAGAAGATGCGCTGTGGATGATGCCTAATGTTCCTGATAAGTGTGGAGTACCTGACATTGTTGAAGGATTTGCAGAGTACATTTCTAACCAAGAGATCGATCCAAACTTCACCGCCGAAGAAATCGAAGTGATAGGCGATTTTGGTTATGTTATGGGGATTAGCCTCTCTACAATTCACCCTTTAGATGGAGGCTCTTTCCAACAGTCCAAATGTCGAGAAGTGTGGTTAATGCGGAAAGAGGGAGGGACATGGAAAATTTCTCGTCAAATTCAAACTCTAAAGCCTTTCTAA
- a CDS encoding papain fold toxin domain-containing protein: MAIASISCVSPEYNKIKSGKIETVIAELYETIGNIVIRFPLLHCQECASTLKRWLKQREVPGKLWRISTRYDNEDFILSDRLEQQGCFESITENGVHYGVEVYGKIFDNLSRFGLSPENWVNDFTSLSNEFEAEVIEEF, from the coding sequence ATCGCGATCGCGTCTATCAGTTGCGTAAGTCCTGAATATAACAAAATAAAAAGTGGTAAGATTGAAACAGTCATTGCGGAACTTTACGAAACCATCGGCAATATTGTCATTCGATTTCCTCTGCTTCATTGTCAAGAATGTGCCAGCACGCTCAAACGATGGCTTAAACAACGTGAAGTACCGGGAAAACTCTGGCGAATTTCGACCCGATACGATAATGAAGATTTTATCCTTAGCGATCGCCTTGAACAACAGGGTTGCTTTGAAAGCATTACAGAAAATGGTGTTCATTATGGTGTTGAAGTCTATGGAAAAATTTTTGACAACCTTTCTAGATTTGGACTTTCACCGGAAAACTGGGTAAACGATTTTACGTCTCTATCTAATGAATTTGAAGCGGAAGTGATTGAAGAGTTTTAG
- a CDS encoding type 1 glutamine amidotransferase domain-containing protein, whose protein sequence is MAQITIEVPDDLSTQLLQLGDQLPDMSKKILVVLTSVEKYPNLERATGLWLGEAVHFVKKVQEAGYEVDYVSPKGGYTPIDPHSLAMADPIDWEWYQKKEFMNRLGATLKPSEVNPDDYVAIYYAGGHGVIWDFPDNEALQSISQKIYEKGGFVSSVCHGAVGLLNIKLSNGLLLVKDKEVTGFSNEEEKLAELDKFVPFLTETELVARGAIYKKADEPWAAFAVEDQRLITGQNPASGGAVADLLIAALK, encoded by the coding sequence ATGGCTCAAATTACCATTGAAGTTCCCGACGATCTCTCCACCCAACTGCTGCAACTAGGAGACCAACTTCCTGATATGAGTAAGAAAATACTTGTCGTTCTAACCAGTGTTGAAAAGTATCCCAACCTTGAGCGAGCAACTGGTCTGTGGCTGGGAGAGGCTGTTCACTTTGTCAAGAAAGTCCAAGAGGCTGGTTATGAAGTTGATTACGTTAGCCCGAAGGGGGGATATACACCGATTGATCCCCACAGTCTTGCAATGGCTGATCCCATTGATTGGGAGTGGTATCAGAAGAAAGAATTTATGAATCGTCTTGGGGCTACACTCAAACCAAGTGAAGTGAATCCAGATGACTACGTTGCAATCTATTACGCGGGTGGTCATGGTGTGATCTGGGATTTTCCTGATAATGAGGCACTACAATCCATCAGTCAAAAAATTTATGAAAAGGGTGGTTTTGTCTCTTCAGTCTGTCATGGTGCTGTAGGCTTGCTGAATATCAAATTGTCCAATGGATTGTTGCTTGTCAAAGATAAAGAAGTCACTGGTTTTTCCAATGAAGAAGAGAAACTGGCAGAATTGGATAAATTTGTTCCTTTCCTGACAGAAACCGAATTAGTAGCACGAGGGGCTATTTACAAAAAAGCGGACGAGCCTTGGGCTGCTTTTGCTGTTGAAGATCAAAGACTCATTACTGGGCAGAATCCAGCATCTGGTGGTGCCGTCGCTGATTTACTGATTGCAGCTTTAAAATAG
- a CDS encoding discoidin domain-containing protein gives MKQLCSWFAWIFLATGAITGCSQSIQQASNTPALSPSAVEPAPLSNPSKPISGINVAAGKPVIARNGGITYPGWANANDSVDYQTTTNYPKLGRWGNGTNEGAGTFQIIDLGAVYSLNGVGYNIDWDGAFNNSLTFRVEVSTDNKTWRLASEIVHPYSPMTSFNKLDIDVAIPPMTARYVKYWEPPDGQWNGWGTFHQLRAYSPKK, from the coding sequence ATGAAACAATTGTGTAGCTGGTTTGCTTGGATCTTCCTTGCTACGGGAGCGATCACTGGCTGTTCTCAATCGATTCAACAAGCATCAAACACCCCGGCACTTTCACCATCAGCAGTGGAACCAGCACCCCTGAGCAATCCGTCGAAGCCGATATCAGGCATCAATGTAGCTGCGGGTAAACCAGTGATTGCCAGAAATGGAGGGATTACCTATCCGGGCTGGGCTAATGCTAACGATTCGGTTGATTACCAAACAACAACGAATTATCCCAAACTAGGGCGGTGGGGAAACGGAACTAATGAAGGCGCTGGTACTTTTCAAATTATCGATTTAGGTGCGGTTTATTCACTCAACGGTGTTGGCTACAATATTGATTGGGATGGTGCGTTTAACAATTCACTAACCTTTCGTGTTGAGGTTTCAACTGATAATAAAACTTGGCGATTAGCTTCTGAAATAGTCCATCCTTACTCTCCAATGACCAGTTTCAATAAACTTGATATTGATGTGGCAATTCCCCCGATGACCGCTCGATATGTCAAGTATTGGGAACCACCAGACGGCCAATGGAATGGTTGGGGGACGTTTCATCAACTCCGGGCTTACTCTCCAAAAAAGTAA
- a CDS encoding helix-turn-helix domain-containing protein: MHTLTSEFLPQPEETLGEYVRRLRGLKRLSQEQLAQGCGLHLQSIGKIERGLTTRLSQKAKRGLAQVLGVPVAYLEAAVRGTGVEVSHALKLCLRCWTPGTVPELGWLDPRAKFCFLCGEGLCDRCPGCSHPITSEQYRFCPMCGQSYRDGKHKA, translated from the coding sequence ATGCACACTTTAACATCGGAATTTCTGCCCCAACCCGAGGAAACGCTGGGTGAATACGTGCGACGGCTGCGAGGACTGAAGCGTCTGAGTCAAGAACAGTTGGCGCAGGGGTGTGGGTTACATCTGCAAAGTATTGGCAAGATTGAGCGGGGGTTAACGACTCGTCTAAGTCAGAAGGCGAAACGGGGTCTGGCTCAGGTGTTGGGGGTTCCGGTGGCGTATTTGGAGGCGGCGGTGCGGGGGACGGGGGTGGAGGTGTCTCATGCGCTGAAACTGTGTTTGCGCTGTTGGACACCGGGGACGGTACCGGAGTTGGGGTGGCTTGACCCCAGGGCTAAGTTTTGTTTTTTGTGTGGGGAGGGTCTGTGCGATCGCTGTCCTGGCTGTTCTCACCCCATTACTTCTGAGCAATATCGGTTTTGTCCGATGTGTGGTCAGTCTTATCGAGATGGAAAGCACAAAGCTTGA